One genomic segment of Methylocystis sp. SC2 includes these proteins:
- a CDS encoding Ppx/GppA phosphatase family protein encodes MRETGLPSTASASAQAAPELHINPGVASGALDSRHVYAALDLGTNNCRLLIARPEHRPRRRNNDSLRIIDAFSRIVRLGEGLGKAGRISEEAIERTIAALQICREKMDARGVTRARLVATQACRSAANGDDFVERVRERTGLQLEIIDRETEARFAARGCGSLADPAAESVLLFDIGGGSTELVWLTRERRSENGAYAFRAWTSLELGVVTLAEHFGGRCVSAETFAAMAQQVRETLAPFARRMASERRCPRFHLLGTSGTVTTLAGVHLGLERYDRWRVDGLWMSDDDATRAILRLRDMDFDERVANGCIGPQRADLVLAGCAIFEAIRTLFPAQRTRIADRGLREGMLLELMEADGALTRRV; translated from the coding sequence GTGAGGGAAACCGGTCTACCGTCTACGGCGTCGGCGTCGGCGCAGGCCGCGCCCGAGCTTCACATAAACCCCGGCGTCGCTTCCGGCGCGCTCGACTCGCGCCATGTCTACGCCGCGCTCGACCTCGGCACCAACAACTGCCGGCTGCTGATCGCCCGGCCCGAGCACAGGCCGCGGCGGCGCAACAATGATTCTTTGCGCATCATCGACGCCTTCTCGCGCATCGTGCGGCTGGGAGAGGGCCTCGGCAAGGCTGGCCGGATCAGCGAGGAAGCGATCGAGCGCACCATCGCGGCGCTCCAAATCTGCCGCGAAAAAATGGATGCGCGCGGCGTCACCCGCGCCCGGCTCGTCGCGACCCAGGCGTGCCGCAGCGCGGCGAACGGCGATGATTTCGTCGAGCGCGTCCGCGAACGCACCGGGCTGCAGCTCGAGATCATTGACCGCGAAACCGAGGCGCGCTTCGCCGCCCGCGGCTGCGGATCGCTCGCCGATCCGGCCGCCGAAAGCGTGCTGCTGTTCGACATCGGCGGCGGCTCCACCGAGCTCGTGTGGCTGACGCGTGAACGGCGCAGTGAAAATGGCGCTTACGCCTTTCGCGCCTGGACGTCGCTCGAACTCGGCGTCGTGACGCTCGCGGAGCATTTCGGCGGCCGCTGCGTGTCGGCCGAGACGTTCGCGGCCATGGCGCAGCAGGTGCGCGAGACTCTCGCCCCCTTCGCGCGTCGCATGGCCTCGGAGCGCCGCTGTCCGCGCTTCCATCTACTGGGCACTTCGGGAACGGTCACCACCCTGGCCGGGGTCCATCTTGGGCTTGAGCGTTACGACCGCTGGCGCGTCGACGGCTTGTGGATGAGCGACGATGATGCGACGCGGGCGATCCTGCGGCTGCGCGACATGGATTTCGATGAGCGCGTCGCCAACGGCTGCATCGGCCCGCAACGCGCAGATCTCGTCCTTGCCGGCTGCGCGATTTTCGAGGCGATTCGCACGCTTTTCCCGGCGCAGCGCACGCGCATCGCCGACCGCGGGTTGCGGGAAGGCATGCTGCTGGAGCTGATGGAGGCCGACGGCGCGCTGACGCGGCGCGTCTAG
- a CDS encoding RNA pyrophosphohydrolase, with protein MSGRGLYRPCVGVLLLNAQGLAFIGRRRAKGAHDQTRPPYLWQMPQGGIDEGETPYEAALRELHEETNVSSVALLAEAPDWLCYDLPRNSANRWSGKYVGQTQRWFALRFTGDESEIDIHAPGCGAHKPEFDAWRWETLSALPELIVPFKRTVYEQVVKEFAPLVAARA; from the coding sequence ATGAGCGGCCGCGGATTATATCGGCCCTGCGTCGGCGTCTTGTTGCTCAATGCGCAAGGCCTCGCCTTTATCGGGCGGCGGCGCGCGAAAGGCGCCCACGACCAGACCCGCCCGCCCTATCTGTGGCAGATGCCTCAGGGAGGCATCGACGAGGGCGAGACGCCCTATGAGGCGGCGCTGCGCGAGCTTCACGAAGAGACCAATGTGTCGAGCGTCGCCCTTCTCGCCGAGGCTCCAGACTGGCTTTGCTACGATCTCCCTAGAAACTCCGCCAACCGCTGGAGCGGCAAATATGTCGGCCAAACCCAGCGCTGGTTCGCGCTGCGCTTCACCGGCGACGAAAGCGAGATCGATATTCATGCGCCGGGCTGCGGCGCGCATAAGCCCGAATTCGACGCCTGGCGCTGGGAGACGCTTTCGGCGCTGCCGGAACTCATCGTGCCGTTCAAGCGGACGGTCTATGAGCAGGTGGTGAAGGAATTCGCGCCCCTGGTCGCGGCGCGGGCCTAG
- a CDS encoding RsmB/NOP family class I SAM-dependent RNA methyltransferase: MPAEAVREAEAAKIPGLPARLAAANIIGDIVQGGHRLDECFAPNAVPSRLSGLDARDVSLTRSIVTVAVRRLGLIRYVLAELLEKGLPRQAARLEFSLIAAAAQILFLDAADHAAVDLAVRAARLEPKTAGFSGLVNGLLRNLARRRQEFLDVAASGEHDAPPWLAQRWRKHYGEDAGRAIAAMHMLEPPLDVSVKDDPKGWAERLGGVVLPTGSVRLRSHAPISELPGYEDGEWWVQDAAAALPARLLAPRPDERVLDMCAAPGGKTAQIALARAQVVALDRSAERLKLLAANLARLQLHAEVAVGDAAAYQAQPFDAILIDAPCSATGTIRRHPDVPWTKKPGDIETLAALQAKLLNRAALLTRAGGRIVYCSCSLEPEEGEQQIAAFLRRNPDFRRMPINPGEGVPGEFINRDGDLRTLPHYWPNEDPRLAGIDGFFAARLLRSA; this comes from the coding sequence GTGCCCGCCGAAGCGGTGCGGGAGGCTGAAGCGGCGAAGATTCCCGGGTTGCCGGCGCGTCTCGCCGCCGCCAACATCATCGGCGACATCGTGCAGGGCGGACATCGCCTCGATGAGTGTTTCGCTCCGAACGCCGTTCCTTCGCGCCTCTCCGGGCTCGACGCCCGTGACGTGTCGCTCACGCGCTCGATCGTTACGGTCGCGGTGCGTCGGCTCGGCCTCATCCGCTACGTTCTCGCCGAACTCCTCGAAAAGGGGCTGCCGCGTCAGGCCGCGCGGCTTGAGTTCTCGCTGATCGCCGCGGCCGCGCAAATCCTGTTTCTCGACGCCGCCGATCACGCCGCCGTCGATCTCGCGGTGCGGGCGGCGCGCCTTGAACCGAAGACCGCCGGCTTCAGCGGCCTGGTGAATGGCCTGTTGCGCAATCTCGCGCGACGGCGGCAGGAATTCCTGGACGTCGCCGCAAGCGGCGAACATGACGCGCCGCCATGGCTGGCGCAGCGCTGGCGCAAGCACTACGGCGAAGACGCCGGGCGCGCTATCGCGGCGATGCACATGCTCGAACCGCCCCTCGACGTGTCGGTCAAAGACGATCCCAAAGGCTGGGCGGAGCGGCTCGGCGGCGTCGTGCTGCCGACAGGTTCGGTGCGGCTGCGCAGCCACGCGCCGATCAGCGAACTTCCCGGCTATGAGGACGGTGAATGGTGGGTGCAGGACGCCGCCGCCGCTCTGCCGGCGCGCCTGCTCGCGCCGCGGCCGGATGAGCGCGTGCTCGACATGTGCGCCGCGCCCGGCGGCAAGACGGCGCAGATCGCGCTTGCCCGCGCGCAGGTGGTCGCTCTGGACCGTTCGGCGGAGCGCCTGAAGCTGCTCGCCGCCAATCTCGCTCGGCTGCAGTTGCACGCGGAAGTTGCGGTCGGCGACGCCGCCGCCTATCAGGCGCAGCCGTTCGACGCGATTTTGATCGATGCGCCCTGTTCGGCGACGGGAACGATCCGCCGCCATCCCGACGTGCCCTGGACCAAGAAGCCGGGCGACATTGAGACGCTCGCGGCCTTGCAGGCAAAGCTGCTCAATCGCGCGGCGCTCCTGACGCGGGCCGGCGGACGCATCGTTTATTGCTCCTGCTCGCTGGAGCCTGAGGAAGGCGAGCAGCAGATCGCCGCGTTTTTGCGCCGCAATCCGGATTTCCGCCGAATGCCGATCAATCCGGGCGAGGGCGTCCCCGGGGAGTTCATCAACCGGGACGGCGATCTGCGCACCTTGCCGCATTACTGGCCAAATGAAGATCCGCGCCTTGCCGGCATCGACGGATTCTTCGCCGCGCGGCTGCTCCGGTCGGCTTAG
- a CDS encoding DUF1674 domain-containing protein, whose protein sequence is MSKTEDAARLTERPAQPPPAAQRALAEAEARRREAAQAPAAPQELGGRGGLDPARYGDWEVKGIASDF, encoded by the coding sequence GTGTCGAAGACAGAAGACGCCGCGCGTTTGACGGAGCGGCCCGCGCAGCCGCCGCCAGCCGCGCAGCGCGCGCTGGCCGAAGCCGAGGCGCGTCGCCGCGAGGCGGCGCAAGCTCCGGCCGCGCCGCAGGAACTCGGCGGCCGCGGCGGACTCGACCCGGCGCGCTACGGCGATTGGGAAGTCAAAGGAATCGCTAGCGATTTTTGA
- a CDS encoding cyclase family protein, with the protein MKKRMALGGLLLCLTFSAARLEPAQAQSLDLASSKVVDLSHAFNAETVYWPTSPSGFELKVLHKGPTKAGFFYFANAFCSPEHGGTHLDAPMHFAEGRWTNADIPVERFVGPAIVIDVAAKAAANPDYLLTIDDIAAWEAAHGRIPDKAIVLLRTGWSARWPDKKAYLGDDTPGDATHLHFPSFGPEAADWLAKERRPNLIGVDTASVDNGPSQDFLVHRIIGAANIGGLENLANLDQLPPTGAVVIALPMKIEKGSGGPARIIALVPR; encoded by the coding sequence ATGAAAAAACGAATGGCGTTAGGCGGTCTGTTGCTGTGTCTGACGTTCTCCGCCGCACGGCTGGAGCCGGCGCAAGCTCAGAGCCTCGATCTCGCGTCGAGCAAGGTCGTCGACCTCAGCCACGCCTTCAACGCCGAAACCGTCTATTGGCCGACCTCGCCGTCGGGTTTCGAGCTTAAAGTGCTGCATAAGGGGCCGACAAAGGCAGGCTTCTTCTATTTCGCCAACGCCTTTTGTTCGCCCGAGCATGGCGGCACCCATCTCGACGCGCCGATGCACTTCGCCGAGGGCCGCTGGACAAACGCCGATATTCCCGTCGAGCGCTTCGTCGGTCCGGCGATCGTGATTGACGTCGCCGCCAAGGCCGCGGCGAACCCGGACTATCTGCTGACGATCGACGACATCGCCGCCTGGGAGGCGGCGCATGGCCGCATACCCGACAAAGCGATCGTGCTGCTGCGCACCGGATGGAGCGCGCGCTGGCCCGATAAGAAGGCCTATCTCGGCGACGACACGCCGGGCGACGCCACGCATCTCCATTTCCCGTCTTTCGGGCCTGAGGCGGCGGACTGGCTCGCGAAAGAGCGCCGCCCCAACCTCATCGGCGTCGACACGGCGAGCGTCGACAATGGGCCGTCGCAGGATTTTCTGGTGCACAGGATCATTGGCGCCGCGAATATCGGCGGGCTTGAGAACCTCGCCAATCTCGACCAGCTGCCGCCGACGGGCGCCGTCGTCATCGCCCTGCCGATGAAGATCGAGAAGGGCTCGGGCGGCCCGGCGCGCATCATCGCGCTCGTCCCGCGATAA
- a CDS encoding helix-turn-helix transcriptional regulator has translation MNVERLIDDIYGAAASPDLWPEVMYDLARLVDAAGGLIAAGDGHAWIGWRYSVGMEAAGAFVASEAVTRTQATARLLAADRAGFVADHQAFSEEEYLADAMVAECLKPAGLHHSTATAIKAPTGDLVVVQIIRRVGLPQFSAEDIRRLDALRPHLARAGMLAARWRLERLRAVADALATIGLPAAVLDSRGKVLAANALLEALNSHLAWLPRDRIALVDPSANALLSRAMADISNAAATSVRSFPSKPATENPVVVHLIPATGRSRDIFEGGFGVLAFTPAAAPSTPDIALVRGLFDLTAAEARVASGVAEGLTPDQIARRDGTSRETVRYQLKTVFAKTGVSRQSQLAALLAAHARVPRRFPGSRQDS, from the coding sequence ATGAACGTTGAACGTCTCATCGACGATATTTATGGCGCCGCCGCCAGCCCCGACCTTTGGCCAGAGGTGATGTATGACCTTGCTCGCTTAGTTGACGCTGCGGGCGGTCTTATAGCAGCCGGCGATGGCCACGCCTGGATTGGCTGGCGCTACTCCGTCGGAATGGAAGCCGCAGGCGCATTTGTGGCGTCGGAAGCAGTGACGCGGACGCAAGCGACGGCGCGCCTCTTGGCGGCCGACCGGGCCGGATTCGTCGCCGATCACCAGGCGTTCTCCGAGGAAGAGTATCTCGCCGATGCGATGGTGGCCGAGTGCCTGAAGCCTGCGGGGCTGCATCACAGCACGGCTACGGCGATCAAAGCGCCGACCGGCGACCTGGTGGTCGTCCAGATTATTCGCCGTGTCGGTCTTCCTCAATTCAGCGCTGAAGACATCAGGCGTCTTGACGCGCTGCGTCCCCATCTTGCCCGCGCCGGGATGCTCGCGGCGCGCTGGCGGCTGGAGCGGCTGCGAGCGGTCGCCGACGCGCTCGCCACGATCGGACTACCGGCCGCCGTTCTCGATTCCAGAGGAAAAGTGCTTGCGGCCAACGCGCTTCTCGAAGCGTTGAACTCACATCTCGCGTGGTTGCCACGAGACCGTATCGCGCTTGTCGACCCGTCGGCCAATGCGCTGCTATCGCGCGCGATGGCAGACATTTCCAACGCTGCGGCGACATCTGTTCGCTCATTTCCGTCTAAGCCGGCGACCGAAAATCCCGTCGTCGTCCATCTGATTCCCGCTACGGGCCGGTCGCGCGATATTTTTGAAGGCGGTTTTGGCGTGCTCGCGTTCACCCCGGCAGCGGCGCCCTCGACGCCCGACATTGCGCTCGTCAGAGGGCTGTTCGATCTCACCGCGGCCGAGGCGCGAGTGGCGAGCGGCGTGGCCGAAGGCTTGACTCCCGACCAGATCGCCCGTCGCGATGGAACGTCGCGTGAAACGGTGCGCTATCAGCTCAAGACAGTCTTCGCGAAAACCGGCGTCAGCCGCCAATCGCAACTCGCGGCCTTGCTCGCGGCGCATGCTCGGGTTCCCCGCAGGTTTCCTGGCTCCCGGCAGGACTCGTAA
- a CDS encoding dienelactone hydrolase family protein yields MPSSSTDPGRFAQAAGAPAPSAIATDVEGLEAGMATLPGGAPAYIARPQSGGDFPIILVAQEIFGLHEHIRDIVRRFAKLGFLAIAPDFLIRYGDPQEAPDIEAIRAIVARVPDAETMEIFDQALAYAVARGGDAKRAAITGFCWGGRIAWLYAVHHPRLRACIPWYGRLDGPHTPEQPRWPIDVAAQLKTPTLALYGGADPSIPTELIETMRERLKKAQAPAEIIVYDGAPHAFFADYRDSYRLDAASDAWERALAFLRVKGVE; encoded by the coding sequence ATGCCTTCGTCTTCGACCGATCCGGGCCGGTTCGCCCAGGCGGCGGGCGCGCCCGCGCCAAGCGCCATCGCCACGGATGTGGAGGGGCTTGAGGCGGGCATGGCGACGCTGCCCGGCGGCGCGCCGGCCTATATCGCCCGCCCGCAAAGCGGCGGCGATTTCCCGATTATTCTCGTGGCGCAGGAAATCTTTGGCCTGCACGAACACATCCGCGACATCGTGCGGCGATTCGCGAAGCTTGGGTTTCTGGCCATCGCGCCCGACTTCCTCATTCGCTATGGGGACCCGCAGGAAGCGCCGGACATAGAGGCCATTCGCGCCATCGTCGCCAGGGTTCCCGACGCCGAGACGATGGAGATCTTCGATCAGGCGCTCGCCTACGCCGTGGCGAGAGGCGGCGACGCCAAACGCGCGGCGATCACCGGATTTTGCTGGGGCGGGCGCATCGCCTGGCTCTATGCGGTCCATCATCCGCGCTTGCGCGCCTGCATTCCCTGGTACGGCCGCCTCGACGGACCGCATACGCCCGAGCAGCCACGCTGGCCGATCGACGTCGCCGCGCAGCTCAAGACGCCGACGCTCGCGCTCTATGGCGGCGCTGATCCGAGCATTCCCACCGAACTCATCGAGACCATGCGAGAGCGCCTGAAGAAGGCGCAGGCGCCCGCCGAGATCATCGTCTATGACGGCGCGCCGCATGCGTTCTTCGCCGATTATCGTGACAGCTATCGGCTGGACGCCGCCAGCGACGCCTGGGAAAGGGCGCTGGCCTTCCTGCGCGTGAAGGGCGTTGAGTAA
- a CDS encoding potassium transporter Kup gives MTQRSDAGPASGGDGQVHAHHGSERTRAGFAGLIIGSIGVVYGDIGTSPLYALRESLAHQVQYDALTEESVIGAISLLIFALVFTVTIKYVIFVMRADNRGEGGILSLMALAQTAMGRRTKVAFLLGVAGAALFAGEAIITPAISVMSAIEGLELVTHRFSEFVLPITIFILVTLFWVQSHGTARVAAFFGPIMIAFFLTIGVLGAMHIPEAPQVLRSFDPRQGIAFLVSHGWLGFAVLGSVFLAVTGVEALYADMGHFGRGPIRTAWLGFVLPALLLNYLGQGALVLSRPEAVGNPFFLLAPDWALLPLVVLSTLATTIAAQAVITGAFSLARQAIQLGLIPRLEVTHTSASQEGQIYIGRINRLLLIGVVLLVIAFKSSSALASAYGIAVTGTMVLSTSLLFIVAWRKWGWPLFVSILFAASFLVVEFAFLAANLMKVKDGGWVPLALGGCVMIIMWTWTRGTHLLAEKTHRDSIPMMELIAMLQKSKPTRVPGTAIFLTSDPAVAPTALMHNLKHNKVLHERVLVICVKTEDRPRVAPGRRFEIDKLSDDFYRATLHYGFMESPRVPAALAAMRKAGFKYDIMTTSFFLGRRSIKESPSSEMPVWQDKLYVALTRQAANATDFFSIPSDRVVELGAQVTI, from the coding sequence ATGACGCAGCGATCCGACGCCGGCCCTGCCTCCGGCGGCGATGGGCAAGTTCACGCCCATCACGGATCCGAGCGGACGCGCGCCGGATTCGCCGGTCTCATCATCGGCTCGATCGGCGTCGTCTACGGCGACATCGGCACGAGTCCGCTCTATGCCCTGCGCGAGTCGCTCGCGCATCAGGTCCAGTATGACGCGCTGACCGAGGAGTCGGTCATCGGCGCGATTTCGCTTCTGATTTTCGCGCTCGTTTTCACCGTGACGATCAAATACGTCATCTTCGTCATGCGCGCCGACAACCGCGGCGAAGGCGGCATTCTTTCGCTGATGGCCCTGGCGCAGACCGCCATGGGCCGGCGCACGAAAGTCGCCTTTCTGCTCGGCGTCGCGGGCGCGGCGCTCTTCGCCGGCGAGGCGATCATTACGCCGGCCATCTCGGTGATGTCCGCCATTGAAGGGCTGGAGCTCGTCACCCACCGCTTCAGCGAATTCGTCCTGCCGATCACCATCTTCATCCTTGTCACGCTGTTTTGGGTGCAAAGTCACGGAACGGCGCGGGTGGCGGCCTTCTTCGGGCCCATCATGATCGCCTTTTTCCTGACCATCGGCGTGCTGGGCGCGATGCATATCCCCGAAGCGCCCCAGGTGCTGCGCAGTTTCGACCCGCGGCAAGGCATCGCTTTTCTCGTGAGCCACGGCTGGCTCGGCTTCGCCGTCCTCGGCTCGGTTTTCCTCGCGGTCACCGGCGTCGAGGCGCTTTACGCCGACATGGGGCATTTCGGCCGAGGGCCGATCCGTACGGCCTGGCTCGGATTCGTGCTGCCGGCGCTGCTGCTCAACTACCTCGGCCAGGGCGCCCTCGTCCTGTCGCGCCCCGAAGCCGTCGGCAACCCGTTCTTCCTGCTGGCGCCGGACTGGGCGCTGTTGCCGCTTGTCGTGCTTTCGACGCTGGCGACGACAATCGCCGCGCAAGCGGTGATTACCGGCGCCTTCTCGCTGGCGCGGCAAGCGATTCAGCTCGGCCTTATTCCGCGACTCGAAGTCACGCATACGTCGGCGTCGCAGGAGGGCCAGATCTATATCGGCCGCATCAACCGGCTGCTGCTCATCGGCGTGGTGCTGCTCGTCATCGCCTTTAAGAGCTCTTCGGCGCTTGCGTCCGCCTATGGCATCGCGGTCACCGGCACCATGGTGCTGTCGACGTCGCTGCTGTTCATCGTCGCTTGGCGCAAATGGGGCTGGCCGCTATTCGTATCGATCCTCTTCGCGGCCTCGTTCCTGGTCGTCGAATTCGCCTTTCTGGCCGCCAATCTGATGAAGGTCAAAGACGGCGGCTGGGTGCCGCTCGCGCTCGGCGGCTGCGTCATGATCATCATGTGGACCTGGACGCGCGGCACGCATCTTCTCGCCGAGAAAACCCATCGCGACTCCATCCCGATGATGGAGCTCATCGCGATGCTGCAGAAGTCGAAACCGACGCGCGTGCCCGGCACGGCGATCTTTCTGACGAGCGATCCGGCGGTCGCCCCGACCGCGCTGATGCACAATCTCAAGCACAACAAGGTTCTGCACGAGCGCGTGCTGGTGATCTGCGTGAAGACCGAAGACCGGCCGCGCGTCGCGCCGGGCAGGCGCTTCGAAATCGATAAGCTCAGCGACGATTTCTATCGCGCGACGCTGCATTATGGCTTCATGGAGAGCCCGCGCGTACCGGCCGCGCTCGCGGCCATGCGCAAGGCGGGGTTCAAATACGACATCATGACCACGAGCTTCTTCCTGGGCCGGCGCTCGATCAAGGAAAGCCCCTCCTCCGAAATGCCCGTCTGGCAGGACAAGCTCTACGTCGCGCTGACCCGCCAGGCCGCCAATGCGACGGACTTCTTCTCGATCCCCTCCGACCGCGTCGTCGAACTGGGCGCGCAGGTGACGATTTAG
- the trpA gene encoding tryptophan synthase subunit alpha, translating to MPTRIDDRFAALKKEGRAALVTFVMAGDPDLATSLDILRGLPGAGADVIEVGMPFTDPMADGPAIQAAGLRALKAGTTLKKTLKLVADFRAGDDATPIVLMGYYNPIYVYGVDAFLRDARDAGVDGLIVVDLPPEEDAELCVPARDAGLNFIRLATPTTDDKRLPKVLENTSGFVYYVSLTGITGAALADYAGVSQAVARIKRHTALPIAVGFGVKNAENAAEIARNADGVVVGTALVQALKASLDAEGRAGPSSVGAVTGLVASIAEGVRDARPKGGVLSWLTRLVS from the coding sequence ATGCCCACCCGCATCGATGATCGCTTCGCCGCCCTCAAGAAGGAAGGGCGCGCCGCCCTCGTGACCTTTGTGATGGCCGGCGACCCGGATCTCGCGACGTCGCTCGACATCTTGCGCGGCCTGCCCGGCGCCGGCGCGGACGTCATCGAAGTCGGCATGCCTTTCACCGATCCGATGGCGGATGGGCCGGCGATCCAGGCGGCGGGCCTGCGCGCGCTCAAGGCCGGGACCACGCTCAAGAAGACCTTGAAGCTGGTCGCCGACTTCCGCGCCGGAGACGACGCCACCCCCATCGTGCTGATGGGCTACTACAATCCGATCTATGTCTACGGCGTCGACGCCTTCCTGCGCGACGCCCGGGACGCCGGCGTCGACGGCCTGATCGTCGTGGACCTGCCGCCCGAAGAAGACGCCGAACTCTGCGTTCCCGCGCGCGACGCCGGGCTGAACTTCATTCGCCTCGCGACGCCGACGACCGACGACAAGCGGCTTCCCAAGGTGCTCGAAAATACAAGCGGCTTCGTCTATTATGTGTCGCTCACCGGCATCACCGGCGCGGCGCTCGCCGACTACGCCGGCGTCAGTCAGGCGGTTGCGCGCATCAAGCGGCACACGGCGCTGCCGATCGCCGTCGGATTTGGCGTCAAGAATGCGGAGAACGCCGCTGAGATCGCCCGCAACGCCGATGGCGTCGTCGTCGGCACGGCGCTGGTCCAAGCGCTTAAGGCCTCGCTCGACGCCGAGGGCCGCGCCGGGCCGTCGAGCGTGGGCGCGGTGACCGGGCTCGTCGCGTCCATCGCCGAAGGCGTGCGCGACGCCCGCCCTAAGGGCGGCGTGTTGAGTTGGCTGACGAGGCTCGTGTCATGA
- the accD gene encoding acetyl-CoA carboxylase, carboxyltransferase subunit beta, which yields MNWYSNVVPPKIKALIKREAPENLWVKCPESGQLVFHKDIEANLYVVPGSGYHMRCPVETRLASLFDGGECELIPTPEAPLDPLKFRDIKRYVDKLKEYRVKTGMADAVTIAFGNLEGSPVTVAIQDFEFLGGSLGMAAGEAIIAGCEHALAKRTPFVIFTASGGARMQEGMFSLMQMPRTTIAVQRLRDARLPYIVVLTNPTTGGVTASYAMLGDVQIAEPGAIIGFAGARVIEQTIREKLPEGFQRAEYLRDHGMVDMVVPRQELRQTLARLCGLLTKSPPRRAAA from the coding sequence ATGAATTGGTATTCGAACGTCGTCCCGCCGAAGATCAAGGCGCTGATCAAGCGCGAAGCGCCCGAAAATCTCTGGGTGAAATGTCCCGAGAGCGGCCAGCTCGTCTTCCACAAGGACATCGAGGCCAATCTCTATGTCGTGCCCGGTTCGGGCTATCACATGCGCTGTCCGGTCGAGACGCGGCTCGCCAGTCTTTTCGACGGCGGCGAATGCGAGCTGATTCCGACGCCGGAAGCGCCGCTGGATCCGCTCAAGTTTCGCGACATCAAGCGTTACGTCGACAAGCTGAAGGAATATCGGGTCAAAACCGGCATGGCGGACGCCGTGACGATCGCCTTCGGCAATCTCGAAGGCTCGCCGGTCACCGTCGCCATTCAGGATTTCGAATTCCTGGGCGGCTCGCTTGGCATGGCGGCCGGCGAGGCGATCATCGCCGGCTGCGAACATGCGCTCGCCAAGCGCACGCCTTTTGTGATCTTCACGGCGTCGGGCGGCGCGCGCATGCAGGAGGGCATGTTCTCGCTCATGCAGATGCCGCGCACGACCATCGCCGTGCAGCGCCTGCGCGATGCCCGCCTGCCCTATATCGTCGTGCTGACCAATCCGACGACGGGCGGCGTCACGGCGTCCTACGCCATGCTCGGCGACGTGCAGATCGCCGAACCCGGCGCGATCATCGGCTTCGCCGGCGCCCGCGTGATTGAGCAAACGATCCGCGAGAAGCTGCCCGAAGGCTTCCAGCGCGCCGAATATCTGCGCGATCACGGCATGGTCGATATGGTGGTGCCGCGTCAGGAGCTGCGCCAGACGCTGGCGCGCCTCTGCGGTCTCCTGACCAAGTCGCCGCCGCGACGCGCCGCCGCCTGA